A part of Capsicum annuum cultivar UCD-10X-F1 chromosome 6, UCD10Xv1.1, whole genome shotgun sequence genomic DNA contains:
- the LOC107876044 gene encoding RING-H2 finger protein ATL3 encodes MADASSYTPGKLDDPSMVELTAKVLVVAVTVLFLVVFFIFSLHLYSKWFWNRHRQADGGNPNTTRRRRRFEFSPGHQEVHVTSVLSSGLDPSLLKTIPVVLFNPEEFKDGLECAVCLCDVSEGEKARLLPKCNHGFHVECIDMWFQSHSTCPLCRNPVLSEESTVENVLRTSVDEEEPATVDMPNFPTNVLFWGNETQVSTLGSSLEESSPSPPPPPSSSSLLASTSDRQCASLVIDIPRETNEVVVEEEHKSPMPTRLRSLKRLLSRDRKANPSSPRIDVEQGDGVHS; translated from the coding sequence ATGGCAGATGCTTCTTCATACACTCCTGGTAAACTAGACGATCCAAGTATGGTTGAGCTAACTGCAAAAGTACTAGTAGTGGCAGTCACAGTTCTCTTTCTTGTagtcttcttcatcttctctctCCATCTCTATTCAAAATGGTTCTGGAATCGCCACCGTCAAGCAGACGGCGGCAACCCTAACACCACGCGGCGTCGGCGCCGTTTCGAGTTTTCTCCAGGTCATCAAGAAGTTCATGTTACATCTGTTCTCAGCAGTGGCCTTGATCCTTCTCTTCTTAAAACAATTCCAGTAGTTTTATTCAATCCTGAAGAATTCAAAGATGGATTGGAATGTGCTGTTTGTCTTTGCGATGTTTCTGAGGGTGAAAAGGCCAGACTTTTGCCTAAATGCAATCATGGTTTTCATGTCGAGTGCATTGACATGTGGTTTCAGTCTCACTCAACCTGTCCTCTTTGTCGAAATCCAGTACTGTCTGAAGAGTCAACAGTCGAAAACGTACTTAGAACATCGGTAGATGAAGAGGAACCAGCAACCGTAGACATGCCAAATTTCCCAACTAATGTCTTGTTTTGGGGAAATGAGACTCAAGTTAGCACATTGGGTTCGAGTTTGGAGGAATcgtctccttctcctcctccacCACCATCATCGTCTTCGTTGTTAGCCTCAACGAGTGATAGACAGTGTGCTTCATTGGTAATTGATATTCCAAGGGAGACTAATGAagtagtagtagaagaagaacaTAAGTCTCCAATGCCAACAAGATTGAGGTCTTTGAAAAGGCTATTGAGCAGGGATAGGAAGGCTAATCCTTCTAGTCCAAGAATAGATGTAGAACAAGGAGACGGAGTCCACAGCTGA
- the LOC107876045 gene encoding ubiquitin-conjugating enzyme E2 34 — protein sequence MAEMACVKRLQKEYRALCKEPVSHVVAHPSPNDILEWHYVLEGSEGTPFAGGFYYGKIKFPPEYPFKPPGISMVTPNGRFMTQKKICLSMSDYHPESWNPMWSASSILTGLLSFMMDTSPTAGSVTTTVAEKQKLAKASLAFNCKNPTFRKLFPEYVEKYEEQQLLVYPVQEQVSSMPIQAKTSTPLLDDLNRVEPHKDMNNQRRTSLPTWLLLLLVSIFGVVMALPLLQL from the exons ATGGCAGAAATGGCATGTGTAAAGAGACTCCAGAAGGAATATAGAGCACTTTGCAAA GAACCTGTCTCCCATGTTGTGGCCCACCCTTCTCCAAATGATATTCTCGAGTGGC ATTACGTTTTGGAGGGTAGTGAAGGAACACCTTTTGCAG GTGGATTTTATTATGGTAAGATCAAGTTTCCTCCAGAATATCCATTTAAACCTCCAGGAATCAG TATGGTTACTCCAAATGGAAGATTTATGACGCAAAAGAAAATCTGTTTATCTATGAGTGACT ATCACCCAGAGAGCTGGAACCCTATGTGGTCTGCGTCAAG CATACTCACTGGACTGCTCTCATTTATG ATGGACACCAGTCCCACCGCAGGCAGTGTAACAACAACAGTTGCTGAGAAACAGAAGCTTGCTAAGGCTTCTCTTGCATTCAATTGTAAAAA CCCTACCTTTAGAAAATTGTTTCCAGAATATGTGGAGAAGTATGAAGAGCAGCAGCTCCTGGTGTATCCTGTTCAGGAACAGGTGTCGTCCATGCCAATTCAAGCGAAAACTTCCACACCCTTGTTGGATGATCTGAATAGAGTAGAGCCACATAAGGACATGAATAACCAACGGAGGACATCTTTGCCAACTTGGTTGTTGCTGTTGCTAGTATCAATTTTTGGTGTTGTAATGGCTCTGCCGCTACTTCAACTTTGA